A window of Metabacillus sp. B2-18 contains these coding sequences:
- a CDS encoding YlbG family protein gives MFEKRQGIVVWLHTLKQLKMLRKFGNVHYVSKKLKYVVLYCNMDVTEQTIQKLSSYSYVKHVEPSYKPFLKLEFESKIDKAKEYDYKIGL, from the coding sequence ATGTTTGAAAAGCGTCAAGGGATAGTTGTTTGGCTCCATACATTAAAACAATTAAAAATGCTTAGAAAATTTGGGAATGTTCATTATGTTTCAAAAAAATTAAAATACGTTGTCCTGTATTGTAATATGGATGTAACAGAGCAAACGATTCAAAAGCTCTCTTCCTACTCCTATGTTAAACATGTTGAGCCCTCTTACAAACCCTTTCTAAAGCTGGAATTTGAATCAAAAATTGATAAAGCAAAAGAATATGATTACAAAATTGGCTTGTAG
- the coaD gene encoding pantetheine-phosphate adenylyltransferase, which translates to MGSIAVCPGSFDPITYGHLDIIKRGAKVFEEVYVCVLNNASKQPLFTVDERCELIREVTKEMPNVIVESYRGLLIDYVREKNAQAILRGLRAVSDFEYEMQITSMNRVLDENIETFFMMTNNQYSFLSSSIVKEVAKYKGDISELVPEVVEKALKTKFVNE; encoded by the coding sequence ATGGGTAGTATTGCAGTATGTCCAGGTAGTTTTGACCCTATTACTTATGGACATTTAGACATTATCAAAAGAGGAGCAAAAGTATTTGAAGAGGTATATGTTTGTGTCCTAAATAATGCTTCAAAACAACCATTGTTTACTGTGGATGAACGATGTGAGCTTATCCGGGAAGTGACCAAAGAAATGCCAAATGTCATTGTAGAATCATATCGTGGTCTTCTTATTGATTATGTTCGAGAAAAAAATGCACAAGCCATTTTACGTGGCTTACGTGCAGTTTCAGATTTTGAATATGAAATGCAAATTACTTCCATGAACAGAGTACTAGATGAGAATATTGAAACATTCTTCATGATGACAAACAACCAATATTCCTTCCTAAGTTCGAGTATTGTTAAAGAAGTTGCAAAATATAAAGGAGATATTTCTGAATTGGTACCAGAAGTTGTAGAAAAGGCACTTAAAACTAAATTTGTAAATGAATAA
- a CDS encoding SepM family pheromone-processing serine protease: MKNKSLLRSSLIVLIIILIISFIKLPYYITQPGMASELEPIIKVENGDENEKGSFSLTTVRFGRANPFTYIWAKLQDYHYIHPLEDIKREDETDKEYFNRQLHMMEVSQESAITIAYQKANKKVEYTFHGIYVDGIIKEMPAGSILEVGDRIYKVDNKEFQTAEEFIEYVSQKKEGEEVTITFEREGKQDQATLPLTSFPNDPDKVGIGISLVTDRQLDVDPDIELKTEEIGGPSAGLMMSLEIYNQLTKGDLTKGYEIAGTGTISSSGEVGPIGGISQKIVAADRQGIDVFFAPNEKDSPTSNYKEAIETGENIQTKMEIIPIDTFDEAVEYLLNLEEKG, from the coding sequence ATGAAGAATAAATCACTGCTTAGATCTAGTCTAATTGTTTTAATTATTATCCTTATCATATCCTTCATTAAACTTCCGTACTACATTACTCAGCCAGGTATGGCATCTGAATTGGAACCAATTATTAAGGTTGAAAATGGTGATGAAAATGAGAAAGGAAGTTTTTCTTTAACAACTGTCCGCTTCGGCAGGGCAAACCCTTTTACATATATATGGGCCAAGCTTCAAGACTACCATTATATCCATCCATTAGAAGATATTAAAAGAGAGGATGAAACAGATAAAGAGTACTTTAACAGACAATTACATATGATGGAGGTTTCACAAGAATCTGCCATAACAATTGCCTATCAAAAAGCAAACAAAAAGGTAGAGTATACATTTCATGGAATATATGTTGATGGAATAATTAAGGAAATGCCTGCAGGAAGTATATTAGAAGTTGGAGATCGCATATACAAGGTAGATAATAAAGAATTTCAAACAGCTGAAGAATTTATAGAATATGTTAGTCAGAAAAAAGAAGGAGAAGAAGTAACAATCACATTTGAACGTGAAGGGAAACAGGACCAAGCTACGCTGCCATTAACGTCATTCCCTAATGATCCCGATAAAGTAGGGATTGGAATATCGTTAGTGACAGATCGACAATTAGATGTAGACCCTGATATTGAATTGAAAACTGAGGAAATTGGTGGGCCTTCAGCTGGTCTAATGATGTCACTAGAAATTTATAATCAATTAACTAAAGGTGATTTGACCAAAGGTTACGAAATAGCTGGGACAGGAACAATTAGTTCGTCAGGGGAAGTAGGACCTATTGGTGGTATTTCGCAGAAAATTGTCGCAGCAGATCGACAAGGAATTGACGTATTCTTTGCTCCTAATGAAAAAGACAGCCCAACATCAAATTATAAAGAAGCCATTGAAACAGGTGAAAACATACAGACTAAGATGGAGATTATTCCGATAGACACTTTTGATGAAGCGGTAGAATATCTACTAAACTTAGAGGAGAAAGGATGA
- the ylbJ gene encoding sporulation integral membrane protein YlbJ: MSLSKLKTIILAIFISGLTVAIILNPKESLDASTRGLSIWWEVVFPSLLPFFIVSELLIGFGVVKFIGVLLEPLMRPIFRVPGVGGFVWAMGMASGNPAGAKLTARMRQEKQLTTVQAERLVSFTSSSNPLFIFGAVAVGFFDNPSLGILLAASHYLGNLGVGLTMRFYGGSDSVIQPKKKKSFFSPLSIALKELHATRVSETRPLGKMLGDAVISSIQTLLMIGGFIILFSVFNKILAIISVTEIIGLIFSGFLAFFHIATDLSVPLITGIFEITLGNQLVSETNANLLDKVMIASFILAFGGLSIQAQVASILADTDIRFKPFFIARILQGFYSSFIAYLLFKPLYLNLQAHNTSDLPVILMTNGPEWAKIYWEIVIHTGPIITLASLLLYIILYGKRNVFTKLS, encoded by the coding sequence TTGAGTCTTTCAAAACTTAAAACAATTATCTTAGCTATTTTTATTAGCGGCTTAACAGTTGCCATTATTCTTAATCCTAAGGAGTCTCTTGATGCATCAACAAGGGGACTATCAATTTGGTGGGAAGTAGTTTTTCCATCACTTCTTCCTTTTTTTATTGTTTCCGAACTTCTTATTGGTTTTGGTGTTGTCAAATTTATTGGAGTTCTTTTAGAGCCACTGATGAGACCAATTTTTCGAGTTCCGGGTGTAGGTGGTTTTGTATGGGCAATGGGGATGGCTTCAGGTAATCCAGCTGGAGCAAAACTTACGGCAAGAATGAGGCAGGAAAAACAACTAACCACAGTTCAGGCAGAGCGGCTTGTATCATTTACAAGTTCTTCAAACCCTTTATTTATTTTTGGTGCCGTTGCAGTTGGTTTTTTTGACAATCCTTCACTTGGTATATTATTAGCTGCATCACATTATTTAGGGAATTTAGGTGTTGGATTGACAATGAGATTTTATGGAGGATCCGATTCAGTCATTCAACCGAAGAAAAAGAAGTCCTTCTTTTCACCTCTTTCAATTGCTCTTAAGGAGCTGCATGCTACAAGAGTGAGTGAAACCAGGCCATTAGGAAAAATGCTTGGAGATGCCGTCATATCATCAATTCAAACATTACTAATGATTGGCGGATTTATTATCCTTTTCTCGGTATTCAATAAAATTTTAGCCATCATTTCTGTTACGGAGATAATCGGTCTTATTTTCTCTGGATTTTTAGCATTTTTCCACATCGCTACTGATTTAAGCGTACCTCTTATTACCGGCATCTTTGAAATTACTCTAGGCAATCAGTTAGTGAGCGAAACCAATGCAAATCTTTTAGATAAAGTAATGATTGCAAGCTTCATTTTAGCTTTTGGAGGATTATCAATACAGGCCCAAGTTGCAAGTATTTTAGCTGACACTGATATTAGATTTAAGCCCTTTTTCATCGCTAGAATTCTGCAAGGTTTTTATTCTTCGTTCATTGCTTACTTGTTGTTCAAGCCATTGTACTTGAATCTACAAGCTCACAATACGAGTGATTTACCAGTTATTTTAATGACAAATGGACCCGAATGGGCAAAAATCTATTGGGAAATAGTTATCCATACTGGTCCCATCATTACATTAGCATCTTTATTGCTATATATCATTCTTTATGGAAAAAGGAATGTTTTCACGAAGTTATCATAA
- a CDS encoding DUF7147 family protein yields the protein MIQRFIELGEGYSDIYELIETAMANKHRVTHLLALHTKLNDKDVTSVVVIMKPTDPGNFQALYICREGIPNPNQLENKRYDLFNELAKTLQKNIISFDVKPSSMFNETDLYYQYLIGILRLNHLIPPLQ from the coding sequence ATGATACAGCGTTTTATTGAATTAGGTGAGGGTTATTCTGATATTTATGAGTTAATTGAAACAGCAATGGCTAATAAACATCGAGTAACTCATTTACTAGCTTTACATACAAAATTGAATGACAAAGATGTTACTTCCGTTGTGGTAATTATGAAGCCTACTGATCCGGGGAATTTCCAAGCCTTATATATATGTAGGGAAGGGATACCTAATCCGAACCAATTAGAAAACAAACGATATGATTTATTTAATGAATTGGCTAAAACATTGCAGAAGAATATTATTTCGTTTGATGTTAAACCATCAAGTATGTTTAATGAAACTGATCTTTACTACCAATATCTGATTGGGATTTTAAGACTAAACCATCTTATCCCTCCTCTTCAATAG
- the rsmD gene encoding 16S rRNA (guanine(966)-N(2))-methyltransferase RsmD, whose translation MRVVSGNYKGRQLKAVPGTTTRPTTDKVKEAIFNMVGPYFDGGLALDLFAGSGGLGIEALSRGIERCIFVDREPKAIQTIHKNLEICQATEFEVYRNDAERALKAIIKRELRFQLILLDPPYKQQKLKALLKMISENGLLDKNGFIVTEHGSDIVLTEEVEELVQVKQETYGTSSITIYSNKEAIGEDE comes from the coding sequence ATGAGAGTAGTATCTGGAAACTATAAAGGGAGACAGCTTAAAGCTGTACCTGGAACAACAACAAGACCAACAACTGATAAAGTTAAGGAAGCTATTTTTAATATGGTTGGTCCATATTTTGATGGGGGCTTAGCGTTAGATTTATTTGCCGGTAGTGGAGGGTTAGGAATTGAAGCACTTAGTCGGGGAATTGAACGCTGTATCTTTGTTGATCGTGAGCCAAAAGCGATACAAACAATACATAAAAATTTAGAGATTTGTCAAGCTACCGAATTTGAGGTATATCGTAATGATGCAGAAAGAGCATTAAAGGCTATAATAAAAAGGGAGTTACGTTTTCAATTAATCTTGTTAGATCCACCGTATAAGCAACAAAAATTGAAAGCGCTTTTAAAAATGATAAGTGAAAATGGTTTATTAGACAAAAACGGTTTTATTGTTACCGAGCATGGTTCTGACATAGTACTTACTGAAGAAGTTGAGGAACTTGTTCAAGTAAAACAAGAAACCTATGGTACGAGTTCAATTACAATTTATAGTAACAAGGAAGCAATTGGGGAGGATGAATAA
- a CDS encoding YlbF family regulator, which translates to MFATLESTLLVDQAEELANLVLQSETVEEYRRSFNILKKDQEAQQLIQEFTKIKDLYEDVQRFGKYHPDYRKITKDLRDIKREVDLNESISNFKKAENEVQSLLDEISVQIGQAVSIHVKVPTGNPFFESSCGGGCGSGGSCGCKVS; encoded by the coding sequence ATGTTTGCTACACTTGAGAGCACATTATTAGTAGATCAAGCTGAAGAACTTGCTAACTTGGTACTTCAATCAGAGACTGTTGAGGAGTATCGTCGTAGTTTCAATATATTAAAAAAAGATCAAGAAGCTCAACAACTAATTCAGGAATTTACTAAGATTAAGGACCTGTACGAAGATGTTCAACGTTTTGGTAAATATCATCCTGATTATCGTAAAATTACAAAAGATTTGCGTGATATTAAGCGTGAGGTAGATTTGAACGAAAGTATATCTAATTTTAAGAAGGCTGAGAATGAAGTACAATCTCTTCTTGATGAAATTAGTGTGCAAATCGGTCAAGCTGTTTCCATCCATGTTAAAGTTCCTACAGGTAACCCATTTTTTGAATCTAGTTGTGGCGGGGGATGCGGATCTGGTGGAAGTTGTGGGTGTAAGGTATCCTAA
- a CDS encoding patatin-like phospholipase family protein translates to MKKEPKIGLALGSGGARGFAHLGVLKVLKENGIPIDLIAGSSMGAVVGTLYAAGTSIERLYQFALAFKRKYYLDYTVPKMGFISGNRVKELIRLFTHQKDFHQLNIPVAVVATDLYDGKKVIFKEGPVADAVRASIAIPGIFVPEKIDGRLLVDGGVVDRVPVSVVKEMGADIVIAVDVSHVKRNEDITSIFDVILQSLDIMQDELVHHREIASDVMIRPHVEQYSSRAFTNIKEIIEIGETEAQKHVDKIQDLIVKWKETNF, encoded by the coding sequence TTGAAAAAAGAACCCAAAATCGGACTAGCGCTTGGCTCAGGAGGTGCAAGAGGATTTGCTCATTTAGGAGTATTAAAGGTTTTAAAAGAAAATGGTATACCAATTGATTTAATAGCCGGTAGCAGTATGGGAGCGGTCGTTGGAACCTTGTATGCAGCAGGAACGAGTATAGAACGACTTTATCAGTTTGCATTAGCGTTTAAGAGGAAATATTATTTAGATTATACCGTACCTAAAATGGGGTTTATTTCAGGAAATCGTGTAAAAGAGCTTATTCGGTTATTTACACACCAAAAAGACTTTCATCAATTAAATATTCCTGTTGCAGTTGTTGCAACTGATTTATATGATGGGAAAAAGGTTATATTTAAAGAGGGGCCAGTTGCAGATGCTGTCCGTGCAAGTATTGCCATACCAGGAATTTTTGTACCTGAAAAGATAGATGGAAGGTTGTTAGTGGACGGTGGAGTTGTTGATCGGGTGCCCGTTTCGGTTGTAAAGGAAATGGGTGCTGATATCGTCATTGCTGTAGATGTGTCACATGTAAAAAGGAATGAAGACATTACATCAATTTTTGATGTTATTCTCCAAAGCTTAGATATTATGCAAGATGAACTAGTTCATCACAGGGAAATAGCATCTGATGTGATGATAAGGCCACATGTTGAACAGTATAGTTCAAGAGCTTTCACGAATATTAAAGAAATCATTGAGATTGGGGAAACAGAAGCTCAGAAACATGTAGATAAAATTCAAGATCTTATCGTAAAGTGGAAGGAGACAAATTTTTAA